A stretch of DNA from Telopea speciosissima isolate NSW1024214 ecotype Mountain lineage chromosome 5, Tspe_v1, whole genome shotgun sequence:
atcgccatcaagcaggtacaatccgccatgcactttacccgatccaatcgtcttccccgagtccagttcctgaaaaacacagtgagtgggaaaaaaggtcactttacaattcagggatttagtaatactgctaatggaaagaaggttagttgtaaatttgggaatatgcaacacagatgacagtgtaaggaaaggagaacaaccaatggatcctttccctgagatggaggagagggaaccatcagcaattttgactttatccttaccagaggcaggagaatatgtattaaaaaggctagaagaacctgtcatgtgatcagtagcaccggagtctataatccatggagtgggtactactgatgcacaatggccagcaaaagaaatacctatacgggcaaagaaggaacctgaattggcagcagacgtagtagaggcagttgatgtgttcaacatacgacgcaaagcctggagttcttcctaggagaaaccaatgtcagcagtggaagttggagctacactttcagtatgattggttttgtttttagacttagcacgaccacgtttggtcTCAAAATCAGTTGGCTttccatgtaatttccaacactgagccttagtgtgacatggtttgtgacaatgctcacacttaacaggctctttggtagtagaagTAGCAACACTGTCAGCAGAAGCAACAGGAGTGGAACCAgtagtctgtaaggctgatctctcaactttgggagtaatcatcatggcagcccttcgtgtctcctcactgtgaacataagaaaaagtctcctctagtgtagggaaaggaacccgtccaaggacttgcacccgaatagggtcatagtcatcattgaggccagccaaaaaatcatagacacggaattggtctacataggtatggtaggcagtaatatcagtagtagtagtaggctgGAActgagcatagtgatccaattgctgccataaacacttgagggcagcatagtatttggtgacAGTCATCTCCTTCTGGATAgtggtttggagtgtcttcctgatttcataaacctgagcaccactacctgaacgaccataagtgcccttgacagctgtccatatctgtgtagcagtgtcaaggagaagatactgactagagaggtcagtggtcatagagttGAGAATAAAGGAcattaccattgcatcattggcagcccatttagtacgagcagccccttcttcagtaggttgtttggtggcatagttgtcatagcgtcgccatggcgtcctggcgttgGAGAAGATGGCATATCGAGCTCCGACATGGCTTATGTATAAATATTGCCCGATACGGCATCCATGGCGGCGCCAATATTGCCCGATATggcgccatggacgccataccacgatatatgggcatatcggtcgatatttgtgtAAAAAActtaggttttaatatttttttttttaaaccatttaaaagcttaaatgctttttccttgatttgtattggtcacattaacatacaaaattaaaaccattaaacATTAAACAGTACACTTTACTACTAtaccctaaatccctaattggaattggaatgTGGGAGATTTTAGAAATCACAAAGTGATTTGTCGAGACAGAGGAGAGACTTCGTGAGACAGAGACACAGAGACTGAGACTGAGACTGACGGAgtcaagaagacgaagaagtgagaagaagaagaagaagaactgaagctgCAACTCTCGGCAAGTTCAAACCCCTCAGGCAACCTCCaggtaagtaatttttttttttttatttatttggttcttcttcttcttctccaatctcctccGTCCTCCGgcgactcttcttcttcttcttcttcgtcttcagttcttcttcttcttcagttcttcttctcacttcttcgtcttcttcagttctgGCAACTCTCTCcgtcagttcttcttcttcttctcacttcttcgtcttcttaacttcttcttaccttgcagttgcaggcttgcttaCAGtcgctggttttttttttttttcattttttcttcttcttgccttgcagttgcaggcttgcacacaatCATGGACCTCTCggttttgtttcttcttcttgccttgcagttgcaggcttgcacatagacagagaaggtgttttttttcccttcttcttgccctgcacacagccacacatatacaattacacacacacagagacaagGAAAGAATCGAGAGACAGAAGGTGGGGGCAGGGATTTATTACAGATTTACAGCAAGTAGTTCTctctggtttttgtttttttttgtcattcttcttgccttgcagttgcaggcttgcacagtcactaatctatgttttcatactttcatatacactaatggatattacactttcatgaattaaaccatagtatattggagtagtacactttcatgttgattttgatgttataggatatatattatatcatactaaatgacattaaaaatagagaaaataaaaaataaaacatggtcgacatgctcgccatggcgggcgacatgtcgatatatcgacgtgacacccctccaccgacttggatcgccgtgacaactatgtttggtggtgccagtaagatggccagtgagtccccttcCAGCCACTGttagggataatgatctggcccaaattaaatagtttgtaccatcaagcttgatggcagcagcataagggagaaaatcagacctagtttgatctcctccagaagtagcagtagtcatctctgagtcacccatgattcaGCCAGGCAGAAAAACTCGGAGCTGCCCTGTGGTAACAAAAACAAAGGCTGGAATACAGCAACCAACTGCCCTTAAACCAAAACCGAGAAGCAgggtttaagaaaaaaaaaaccctaagaaaggTAATCGATCTGGTTTTAGGGGTCTTCAAGTGCTGAGAAAAAAATCCGCAGATATAAGGTCTTCAAAGGCTGAGAAAAAATCTGCATTGATGGTACTGATTGTTGATGAAGTAGATGTGATAGCAGCTGTCCAATAGAAACTGCAGGAATGGATCCCAATAATCAAACCAGTGTCAAATTGATAGAGGAGACTGATCTGCAGGTggggagaactccaaacaaAATCGCAGAGGAAGgtgcagcagctatcgatccaAAAAAGGCTTCTTAAAGCATCAAGGGATGAGGTGATTAattagggcagcatctaaacaacagatcacctcattagatctgccctaattcagaagaagaaaccaaaaaaagtgaagaagatcggatgaaagaaaaaaaaaaaaaaaaaaacagagaaaaatcaGGAGAGAACCAGAAATCGAGAAAGCTGTTCTTAGATCAgattctgctctgataccatgttaacagccttggaatgaatgcttgagtgattagaatcgatcacccaaacccctttatttatattaacttGAAGTACAtctgatcaaagtacaaataggaataataacacctcagtccttgtcctactaggaattcctaatacaactaggaatgccagaataggactcggctgagtgtaaaacaataaaaataaaataaaagaaaagaatctaatctgactaggactaatcctaatcagctaggactagtagcactaatcctaatcaaactaggactgcttaccccaatcgtgTAAGCAGCCTATTCCAACAGCTACATCACTTACCAGTAAAGAGTCAGGCTCAGGTATGGTATTGGAAAACCCAGAGCACCCACTTCACAGGTACCCACCTTGGTTTCCTTGTAAAATTAGGGAACTCCATGCATGTCTAATGACTATAGAGTAGGTTGGGAGCAGATATGAAATATTCATGGAATTGACGATACCTACCCCATTACAATCCCTATCCCAAGGAAAACATTGGCAGAATTAAATTTCTAATATGGCGTATTTGAATGGAttcatcaaatttcaaccaGATAGAATTACAATAGAAGCAATAAACTAAAGCACATTCCAAATAAGCTAAGCAAGATACTGGCCCAATTAAGCTATGTTCAGCTGGAGGCCAATCTCGATCCCACAGCCTACCATGGATATGACTCTTCCCCATGTATTTTCAGCGGTCCAAATTTCACCTTTTAGGTCAAAATTGCCAAGGGAAGAACTTACTTTTGCCAAAAAGTTCTTTTGAATTGAAACTTGATATGAGTAGCGGAAGAGTAGGCTCTCATGTATATTGGGTGCTACCAAAGATGCCATATGCCACATACGGTAGCAGTCCACCTAATCCCTTACtatagaaataaaaagaaagagatgtaAATGGTGCTTACATATTGTAGTGTTGAAAGTAATGCACGCAAATTCCCTTCTTTCCCACTAGACCACCTTCTGACCTCAGCATCCAAAGTTTCTGCTAGTCTCTGCAATCATAATACAAGGCAAGGCATTCAAAGAGCAACAAAAAGCTAGTTAATCATTATCAATCTTGGACAATGGAAGCTAAGCAAGAAgtagaaaattttcaattctaaGAAGCAATATACTCACATTTCTCTCTGCTTGTTCTCTCTGTGCAAGAAGATCACGCATGTTCTTCTCTGCAAGAGCTTTTGCCTGAAATTGAAACAGGAAAAAATACaagtttatatttattttagatCAAAAAACTCAATCTCAATTTATTCTCCTAAAGAACACTTACCGAACGTTCAACAGTTCGCTGATGCCTCTCTAACCTAGCTTTACACCTCTGAGCTGATTCACCTTCTGTTCCTTGAAACTTAACAGAAGTATAGGAGGCTTCATGATGAAAAAGAAATATTGCTTAGAATAAATGTAATAAATGAAGGTAAACAACTGTAGGTAAACAACTGTAGAAAAAGTAGCACTTTGAGAATCACATACCACCATGAACTGAAGATTTTGTAGGTCTTAAACTACTGTCAGAGCCTGAGCTTTTAAGTTGTGTCTCTCGCAATTCCTGCCATTCACAATTTAGTTAACATGCGGGCATAGAAAATACACTTCAtagaagaacaaaagagaaaatattgTACAATTAAAACTCATTATGCTTACATAGAAAGAAGAGCTCCGCCTCATTCCACTGTCTCTAGAATTTGTCGTGGGGAATTTGTCAGCTACAGATCTTTCTACCCATCCTCTTGCCTCCAAAGCTGCTTTTTCTGCTGCACGCTCCCGAACCTCTGCGATTGCTCTTTCCACCGCAGCACGCTCTGCCCTCAGTCTAGCTTCCATAAAAGCTTTCTCAGCCAATGATTTCTCCCTAGCCTCTGTAGAGGCCTTCTCTAGTTTTTCTCGGGCCTCTGCCATTGCTCTTTGACGTGCTTCAGCAGTTGCTCTCTCCACAGCAACTCTTTCTGCCCTTTCACGGGCTTCAACAAATGCCCTTTCACGAGCTTCACGGGTTGCTCTTTCAACAGCCAttctatctttttctctttccctttccctttccctctctttctcttcttttatttttctcagaTGCTCCGCTTCcagttctctttctctttgcaaccttacttctttttctctctctacatTGTTACATGTTTCATGGTaattcctctcttttctttctgtaTTTTGGCTCTTGCTAACCTGCTGAGCTACCTTCAACATGTTCCCCTTCTCTTCGAATAACATAACAGGATGAGTCAATCCagttttcttctcattttcaaCCCAGTTTTTCACCCCTTGAGCtgcttcattcttcttcttgtaaCTTTCCTGATCAAAGGCAACTTGAGACTTACCAAGGCTTTCCTGGTCACAAGCCTCTGGCAATGTTCtcttgttcttttcattttgcTCCAGATCAATTGCATTTTCAGGTTCTCCTAATTTATTCTCTAGTTCATCTAATGAGAGGCATTCCATGGATACTTTGATCTGTTCACACCTATCTTGTTCAGGGGCACATTGAGACACATTGGCAGGTTTAGATCTCCCACTTTCATCGTCTCCATTTCTTGCTTTGGCTATTTCCAATTCCTTCCCACTCCCTTGAGATTCACAGACATCTTTAGCTGCTTCAGTCATCCTACCACTCCCTTCATGCTCAGTTGCTTCCCGAGCCAGATTCAGTTTCCCATTGCTTTCTTCATGTTCGAGGCTTTCTTGACTTGCTTCAGAATTATTACTGTTAACAGGCTCGCGTGACCTACTAGCCGTCATAAGAATCTTGTCAACTTTGAGATCATGAGCCGCTTGATCTGCTTTTACTTTATTCTCATTTTCTTCCCCTTCATAAGcctgtttttgtctattttcatatttttcctCCTCATTAGCCTTTCTCTCTCCCTGATTTTCTACAAGCTCAAAAACCAATTTTTGCTGCATCTCATTTGCTTCCATCTTACAGACCTCTTTTAGTCTATTTTCACTTTCTTTCTGCTGATGAACTTCTTTTAGTCTCCTCTCATTTTCTTCCCGCTCAAAGGCTTGTTTTAgtctcttttcattttcctctaTGTTTTGAGCCTCTTTTAGTCTCCTCTCATTTTCTTCCTGTTCAAAGGCTTGTTTTAgtctcttttcattttcctcACACTCATGAGCCTCTTGTATTCTCTTCTCGTTCTCTTCCTTTTCACAAGCCTCTTTCAGTCGTTTCTCATTTTCTTCACCCTCACAAACCTCTTTTTGCCTCttgtcatcttcttccttctcgtGAATTTCTTGTAGTCTTCTCTCATCACAAGcctcttttagtttcttctcactTTCTTCCTGCTCAGAAGAATCTTTCAAtctcttctcattttcttctatATTGCAAGACTCTTTTAGCTTATTCCCATTTTCTTCCTGTTCATCAGcatcttttaattttttctcaCTTACTTCCCTCCAAGAGGCCTCTCTTTGTCTCTTCTCAGTTTCTTCCCATTCACGAGCCTCTTctagtttcttttcattttctttctgttCATGAGCCTCTTCTAGCTGCTTTCCATGTCCTTCCAACGCATGAGCCACttgtaatttcttctcttcttcttcatacttGG
This window harbors:
- the LOC122662473 gene encoding auxilin-like protein 1 isoform X1 — protein: MEDYPRAFHRNQASATISKKISPGNGFTPKTVYEDVFGGPPKFGVQTFSSRIEDYTEIFGSFRSSRGSSIPVLDLPVPDSGDVSVDFRDFKFDYSEIFDGLNGIDFFDSHEQLFDDSKGGESSSEEAWTPDGRGSPSEGSSVDTLACSENNRFMSDGLADHKFDGVKQFNVSNHETVQRSEEDGTNGTTYTAQHQTVRGAVFVVDGSTPPQKTEVVNTSPRGVNDVGGNMDFNGGTVEEKNFKKTMSLPPIYCSITRSSGSDFKPSNHETVQRTEEDGTNGTTHTAQHQAFLGVMFVADGSTPPQKTEVVNTSPRGVNDVGGNIDSNGGTVEEKNFKKTMSLPPMYNSITRSSRNDFMLQNRSHGNGSNSSNIFLTVSEVSLQTQPSQVPPPMRPPPKLSIKQGNSKIASEKYGLEGATGDNSPPFFDVEVDASSSAAASAAAMKEAMEKAQARIKSAKESMERKRDGLQSRLKLGLKDDLSSRARKEDIKATHEAFRFSGEESQETSEREKVGTKGFGRQEGQHDISTAQVAPDFEGKEKSLNVGKEFVEPKVMKEPITAQEFHIQKEAVEWKVEKQFYELAKTGKLKAAPEVLEQAKIEKKLISPTITQKHEESEKVAAKQVFEEGEENVKISKASKGACEQENIRILEATKEAHELEKQQKKLKVAQETSESEENEKKLKLAPEISKYEEEEKKLQVAHALEGHGKQLEEAHEQKENEKKLEEAREWEETEKRQREASWREVSEKKLKDADEQEENGNKLKESCNIEENEKRLKDSSEQEESEKKLKEACDERRLQEIHEKEEDDKRQKEVCEGEENEKRLKEACEKEENEKRIQEAHECEENEKRLKQAFEQEENERRLKEAQNIEENEKRLKQAFEREENERRLKEVHQQKESENRLKEVCKMEANEMQQKLVFELVENQGERKANEEEKYENRQKQAYEGEENENKVKADQAAHDLKVDKILMTASRSREPVNSNNSEASQESLEHEESNGKLNLAREATEHEGSGRMTEAAKDVCESQGSGKELEIAKARNGDDESGRSKPANVSQCAPEQDRCEQIKVSMECLSLDELENKLGEPENAIDLEQNEKNKRTLPEACDQESLGKSQVAFDQESYKKKNEAAQGVKNWVENEKKTGLTHPVMLFEEKGNMLKVAQQVSKSQNTERKERNYHETCNNVEREKEVRLQRERELEAEHLRKIKEEKEREREREREKDRMAVERATREARERAFVEARERAERVAVERATAEARQRAMAEAREKLEKASTEAREKSLAEKAFMEARLRAERAAVERAIAEVRERAAEKAALEARGWVERSVADKFPTTNSRDSGMRRSSSFYELRETQLKSSGSDSSLRPTKSSVHGASYTSVKFQGTEGESAQRCKARLERHQRTVERSAKALAEKNMRDLLAQREQAERNRLAETLDAEVRRWSSGKEGNLRALLSTLQYILGPDSGWQPIPLTEVITAVAVKKAYRKATLCVHPDKLQQRGASIQQKYICEKVFDLLKEAWNKFNSEER
- the LOC122662473 gene encoding auxilin-like protein 1 isoform X3: MEDYPRAFHRNQASATISKKISPGNGFTPKTVYEDVFGGPPKFGVQTFSSRIEDYTEIFGSFRSSRGSSIPVLDLPVPDSGDVSVDFRDFKFDYSEIFDGLNGIDFFDSHEQLFDDSKGGESSSEEAWTPDGRGSPSEGSSVDTLACSENNRFMSDGLADHKFDGVKQFNVSNHETVQRSEEDGTNGTTHTAQHQAFLGVMFVADGSTPPQKTEVVNTSPRGVNDVGGNIDSNGGTVEEKNFKKTMSLPPMYNSITRSSRNDFMLQNRSHGNGSNSSNIFLTVSEVSLQTQPSQVPPPMRPPPKLSIKQGNSKIASEKYGLEGATGDNSPPFFDVEVDASSSAAASAAAMKEAMEKAQARIKSAKESMERKRDGLQSRLKLGLKDDLSSRARKEDIKATHEAFRFSGEESQETSEREKVGTKGFGRQEGQHDISTAQVAPDFEGKEKSLNVGKEFVEPKVMKEPITAQEFHIQKEAVEWKVEKQFYELAKTGKLKAAPEVLEQAKIEKKLISPTITQKHEESEKVAAKQVFEEGEENVKISKASKGACEQENIRILEATKEAHELEKQQKKLKVAQETSESEENEKKLKLAPEISKYEEEEKKLQVAHALEGHGKQLEEAHEQKENEKKLEEAREWEETEKRQREASWREVSEKKLKDADEQEENGNKLKESCNIEENEKRLKDSSEQEESEKKLKEACDERRLQEIHEKEEDDKRQKEVCEGEENEKRLKEACEKEENEKRIQEAHECEENEKRLKQAFEQEENERRLKEAQNIEENEKRLKQAFEREENERRLKEVHQQKESENRLKEVCKMEANEMQQKLVFELVENQGERKANEEEKYENRQKQAYEGEENENKVKADQAAHDLKVDKILMTASRSREPVNSNNSEASQESLEHEESNGKLNLAREATEHEGSGRMTEAAKDVCESQGSGKELEIAKARNGDDESGRSKPANVSQCAPEQDRCEQIKVSMECLSLDELENKLGEPENAIDLEQNEKNKRTLPEACDQESLGKSQVAFDQESYKKKNEAAQGVKNWVENEKKTGLTHPVMLFEEKGNMLKVAQQVSKSQNTERKERNYHETCNNVEREKEVRLQRERELEAEHLRKIKEEKEREREREREKDRMAVERATREARERAFVEARERAERVAVERATAEARQRAMAEAREKLEKASTEAREKSLAEKAFMEARLRAERAAVERAIAEVRERAAEKAALEARGWVERSVADKFPTTNSRDSGMRRSSSFYELRETQLKSSGSDSSLRPTKSSVHGASYTSVKFQGTEGESAQRCKARLERHQRTVERSAKALAEKNMRDLLAQREQAERNRLAETLDAEVRRWSSGKEGNLRALLSTLQYILGPDSGWQPIPLTEVITAVAVKKAYRKATLCVHPDKLQQRGASIQQKYICEKVFDLLKEAWNKFNSEER
- the LOC122662473 gene encoding auxilin-like protein 1 isoform X2, whose protein sequence is MEDYPRAFHRNQASATISKKISPGNGFTPKTVYEDVFGGPPKFGVQTFSSRIEDYTEIFGSFRSSRGSSIPVLDLPVPDSGDVSVDFRDFKFDYSEIFDGLNGIDFFDSHEQLFDDSKGGESSSEEAWTPDGRGSPSEGSSVDTLACSENNRFMSDGLADHKFDGVKQFNVSNHETVQRSEEDGTNGTTYTAQHQTVRGAVFVVDGSTPPQKTEVVNTSPRGVNDVGGNMDFNGGTVEEKNFKKTMSLPPIYCSITRSSGSDFKPSNHETVQRTEEDGTNGTTHTAQHQAFLGVMFVADGSTPPQKTEVVNTSPRGVNDVGGNIDSNGGTVEEKNFKKTMSLPPMYNSITRSSRNDFMLQNRSHGNGSNSSNIFLTVSEVSLQTQPSQVPPPMRPPPKLSIKQGNSKIASEKYGLEGATGDNSPPFFDVEVDASSSAAASAAAMKEAMEKAQARIKSAKESMERKRDGLQSRLKLGLKDDLSSRARKEDIKATHEAFRFSGEESQETSEREKVGTKGFGRQEGQHDISTAQVAPDFEGKEKSLNVGKEFVEPKVMKEPITAQEFHIQKEAVEWKVEKQFYELAKTGKLKAAPEVLEQAKIEKKLISPTITQKHEESEKVAAKQVFEEGEENVKISKASKGACEQENIRILEATKEAHELEKQQKKLKVAQETSESEENEKKLKLAPEISKYEEEEKKLQVAHALEGHGKQLEEAHEQKENEKKLEEAREWEETEKRQREASWREVSEKKLKDADEQEENGNKLKESCNIEENEKRLKDSSEQEESEKKLKEACDERRLQEIHEKEEDDKRQKEVCEGEENEKRLKEACEKEENEKRIQEAHECEENEKRLKQAFEQEENERRLKEAQNIEENEKRLKQAFEREENERRLKEVHQQKESENRLKEVCKMEANEMQQKLVFELVENQGERKANEEEKYENRQKQAYEGEENENKVKADQAAHDLKVDKILMTASRSREPVNSNNSEASQESLEHEESNGKLNLAREATEHEGSGRMTEAAKDVCESQGSGKELEIAKARNGDDESGRSKPANVSQCAPEQDRCEQIKVSMECLSLDELENKLGEPENAIDLEQNEKNKRTLPEACDQESLGKSQVAFDQESYKKKNEAAQGVKNWVENEKKTGLTHPVMLFEEKGNMLKVAQQVSKSQNTERKERNYHETCNNVEREKEVRLQRERELEAEHLRKIKEEKEREREREREKDRMAVERATREARERAFVEARERAERVAVERATAEARQRAMAEAREKLEKASTEAREKSLAEKAFMEARLRAERAAVERAIAEVRERAAEKAALEARGWVERSVADKFPTTNSRDSGMRRSSSFYELRETQLKSSGSDSSLRPTKSSVHASYTSVKFQGTEGESAQRCKARLERHQRTVERSAKALAEKNMRDLLAQREQAERNRLAETLDAEVRRWSSGKEGNLRALLSTLQYILGPDSGWQPIPLTEVITAVAVKKAYRKATLCVHPDKLQQRGASIQQKYICEKVFDLLKEAWNKFNSEER